The following proteins are encoded in a genomic region of Cydia strobilella chromosome 19, ilCydStro3.1, whole genome shotgun sequence:
- the LOC134750416 gene encoding glucose dehydrogenase [FAD, quinone] codes for MGILTVATTAATSALTIGGISKLTFIPAMLAAMAYFNYELLDPESRPFNQKYLREQYDFVIVGGGSAGAVMANRLSEIEGWNVLLLEAGGHETDISDVPLLSLYLHKSKLDWKYRTQPQDTACQAMIDKRCCWTKGKVLGGSSVLNTMLYIRGNRRDYDQWESFGNPGWGYNDVLPYFRKSEDQRNPYLARDTKYHGTGGYLTVQDAPYNTPLGAAFLQAGEEMGYDIVDVNGAQQVGYAWYQFTMRRGTRCSTAKAFLRPVRLRHNLHIALFSHATKVLIDKDSKRAFGVEFIRDGQKQVVYAKREVILSAGAIGSPQLLMLSGVGPAKNLQEVGVEVIKDSPGVGGNLQDHIAIGGLVFKVDYPISLVMNRLVNINAALRYAVTEDGPLTSSVGLEVVAFINTKYANGTDDWPDIEFMMTSASTPSDGGTQVKKAHGLTDEFYNEVFGEINNKDVFGIFPMMLRPKSRGYIKLKSRNPLDYPLMYHNYLTHPDDVGVLREGVKAAVAVAETKAMKRFGARFHDKPLPNCKHLPLYTDEYWDCLIRQYTMTIYHLSGTAKMGPTSDPMAVVDPELRVYGIQGLRVIDASIMPTITNGNINAPTIMIAEKGADLIKASWEALSHKRGRRSLKCTRLKQLGIMRRNNSPLCRIDR; via the exons ATGGGCATCCTAACAGTGGCCACAACGGCCGCGACGTCCGCTCTCACCATCGGCGGCATCAGCAAGCTGACCTTCATCCCAGCCATGCTCGCTGCCATGGCCTACTTCAACTACGAGCTCTTGGACCCCGAGAGCCGGCCCTTTAACCAAAAGTACCTGAGAGAGCAGTACGACTTTGTCATCGTCGGCGGCGGCTCCGCTGGGGCTGTGATGGCCAACAGACTGTCTGAGATCGAGGGGTGGAATGTCTTGTTGCTGGAAGCTGGAGGTCATGAGACTGATATAAGCGATGTCCCGTTACTGTCGTTGTATTTGCATAAGAGTAAATTGGATTGGAAGTATAG AACACAACCCCAAGATACAGCGTGTCAAGCCATGATCGACAAGCGCTGCTGTTGGACAAAGGGAAAGGTGCTCGGAGGGTCCTCTGTCCTCAACACCATGTTGTACATAAGAGGGAACCGACGGGACTACGATCAGTGGGAGTCCTTCGGCAACCCGGGCTGGGGATACAATGACGTACTTCCTTATTTTAGGAAGTCTGAAGACCAAAGGAACCCTTACTTAGCGAGAGACACTAAGTATCATGGCACAG GTGGTTACCTCACTGTTCAAGATGCTCCTTATAATACTCCCCTTGGGGCTGCTTTTCTGCAAGCCGGTGAAGAGATGGGATACGACATCGTGGATGTGAATGGTGCGCAGCAGGTTGGCTACGCGTGGTACCAGTTTACCATGAGACGAGGAACTCGGTGCTCCACCGCCAAAGCCTTCCTTAGACCGGTCAGACTCCGACACAATTTGCACATTGCTCTCTTCTCTCACGCCACGAAAGTGCTAATCGACAAAGACAGCAAGAGAGCATTCGGTGTTGAATTCATAAGGGATGGACAAAAACAAGTTGTATATGCCAAACGGGAAGTAATACTATCAGCTGGAGCTATTGGATCACCTCAACTTCTCATGCTTTCTGGTGTAGGTCCCGCGAAAAACCTACAAGAAGTTGGCGTAGAAGTTATCAAAGATTCTCCTGGAGTCGGGGGAAACTTGCAGGACCACATCGCAATTGGCGGCCTTGTTTTTAAAGTAGATTACCCTATTAGCCTAGTCATGAACAGGCTCGTAAATATAAATGCCGCTTTACGATATGCAGTGACGGAGGATGGGCCGCTAACATCAAGTGTTGGGTTGGAAGTAGTtgcatttataaatacaaaatacgcTAATGGGACTGACGATTGGCCTGATATAGAATTTATGATGACGTCAGCTTCTACTCCTTCTGATGGAGGAACTCAAGTTAAAAAAGCACACGGACTCACGGATGAGTTTTACAACGAAGTATTTGGCGAAATCAATAATAAGGACGTTTTTGGTATATTTCCGATGATGCTTCGTCCAAAAAGCAGaggttacattaaattaaagtcTAGGAATCCCCTGGATTATCCCTTGATGTACCACAATTACTTAACGCATCCTGACGACGTTGGAGTTCTGCGGGAGGGAGTGAAAGCCGCCGTGGCGGTCGCAGAGACTAAAGCCATGAAGCGCTTCGGAGCCAGGTTTCACGACAAGCCTCTTCCAAACTGCAAGCACCTCCCGCTGTACACCGACGAGTACTGGGACTGCTTGATTCGGCAGTATACTATGACCATATACCATCTCTCAGGGACAGCGAAAATGGGACCAACAAGCGACCCAATGGCTGTCGTAGATCCTGAACTGAGAGTATATGGGATTCAAGGATTAAGAGTCATTGACGCTAGCATAATGCCGACTATCACAAATGGAAATATCAACGCGCCTACTATTATGATAGCGGAAAAAGGTGCGGATCTTATAAAGGCAAGCTGGGAGGCTTTATCCCACAAACGGGGTCGGAGGTCCCTAAAGTGCACTAGATTAAAACAGTTAGGAATAATGAGGAGAAATAACAGCCCTCTCTGCAGAATAGATAGATGA